One part of the Neoarius graeffei isolate fNeoGra1 chromosome 2, fNeoGra1.pri, whole genome shotgun sequence genome encodes these proteins:
- the LOC132871632 gene encoding uncharacterized protein K02A2.6-like, translating to MAFQIGSIGEYKESEEDFESYLERFEQWIIANAVPADKKVSAFLSTIGPDAYCLLKNLTAPTKPSTMGYKALIKELTDHFKPEKNVIAERFRFQRRNQQEGESIASFIVALKQLSIHCEFAGHLDEALRDRFVCGLRSEAMQKKLLTEWNLTFKSACDIACTMEMASKNTTEFSDKAKATSEVCTVSSQKVKREQTRHAIASGNQLDGSADVSTQQCYRCGGKHTASTCKFKTEKCHSCSKMGHIARACRNRNKPMTTQYVEQEDMANESENELFGILSVYTATDGNRGIDIQMHIEDSPVQMQLDSGAAVTLVSEKVYQQALAHLPLQKCNLRLTTFTGDIIPLKGQVNVAVRYDTQRQTLPLVVVKGDRPALLGRNWLKKIRLNWTSIFAVEHKNDLEPEVAALLQRYESVFHEGPGTIRGFKAHIKIKPEARSIFKKARPLPYALKETVEKELDRLEAMGIISKVDHSEWASPIVVVPKADKSIRICGDYKVTINHSVEEETYPLPNTEDLFANLAGGKWFSKLDLSHAYQQLELSQ from the coding sequence ATGGCGTTCCAAATAGGTAGCATTGGGGAGTACAAAGAATCTGAAGAAGATTTTGAATCATATCTTGAACGTTTCGAACAGTGGATAATTGCGAATGCGGTGCCTGCCGACAAAAAGGTCAGTGCTTTCTTATCTACGATTGGGCCAGACGCATATTGCTTACTGAAGAACTTAACTGCTCCAACAAAGCCTAGCACAATGGGATACAAGGCACTTATCAAGGAGCTAACTGACCATTTCAAACCGGAAAAGAATGTAATTGCGGAACGATTTCGTTTTCAACGGAGAAACCAGCAAGAGGGAGAAAGTATAGCCAGTTTCATTGTAGCTCTTAAACAGCTCTCTATACACTGTGAATTTGCTGGACATTTGGATGAAGCGCTCCGAGACAGATTTGTCTGTGGACTGAGGTCAGAAGCTATGCAGAAAAAACTACTGACAGAATGGAATTTAACTTTCAAAAGTGCTTGCGACATTGCTTGCACGATGGAAATGGCATCTAAAAACACAACGGAATTTTCAGACAAGGCAAAAGCGACATCAGAGGTGTGTACCGTATCCAGCCAGAAAGTGAAACGTGAACAAACAAGGCATGCCATTGCAAGTGGTAACCAACTGGATGGATCGGCAGACGTGAGTACACAGCAGTGTTATCGATGTGGAGGCAAACACACAGCCAGCACTTGTAAATTTAAGACAGAAAAATGTCACAGTTGTTCCAAAATGGGACACATTGCTCGCGCATGCAGAAATAGAAACAAACCTATGACAACCCAGTATGTTGAACAGGAAGATATGGCTAATGAAAGTGAAAATGAGCTTTTTGGAATATTGTCAGTGTACACTGCTACAGATGGAAATCGTGGCATTGACATACAGATGCACATTGAAGACAGCCCAGTGCAAATGCAGTTAGACTCTGGAGCTGCAGTGACACTAGTGTCAGAAAAAGTATACCAACAAGCCCTAGCACATTTACCCCTGCAGAAATGCAATTTGAGATTAACAACTTTCACTGGAGATATCATTCCTTTGAAGGGTCAAGTAAACGTGGCTGTAAGATATGACACGCAGAGGCAGACACTACCACTCGTAGTCGTTAAGGGGGACAGACCTGCGCTGCTAGGGAGGAATTGGTTGAAGAAGATAAGACTCAACTGGACGAGCATATTTGCTGTTGAACACAAAAATGACCTGGAACCAGAGGTGGCGGCGTTGCTCCAGCGATATGAGTCAGTGTTTCATGAGGGGCCTGGCACCATCCGGGGGTTCAAAGCGCACATCAAAATCAAACCGGAGGCCAGGTCCATTTTCAAGAAAGCCAGACCACTGCCCTATGCCTTGAAAGAGACGGTGGAGAAAGAACTGGACAGGCTGGAAGCCATGGGCATCATTTCTAAGGTGGATCACAGTGAGTGGGCCTCGCCTATAGTGGTAGTCCCAAAAGCAGACAAAAGCATCCGAATATGTGGCGATTACAAAGTCACCATCAACCACAGCGTGGAGGAGGAAACCTACCCACTGCCAAATACAGAAGATCTGTTTGCAAACTTGGCAGGGGGGAAGTGGTTCTCAAAGCTGGATCTGTCACATGCATACCAACAACTAGAACTGAGTCAATAA